In Sphingobacteriales bacterium, the genomic stretch TTTTGATGCTCCATGCAATAATCAACGCAATGATGATGCTAATACCCGTAATGGTTCCAAGGCTTTTCCCTGCTTTTGCAGGTGTAAAACTGAAATCTCGTTTTTCGTAAGATTCAAGTATTTCAAGCTTTTTGTCTTCGTCTATCGGATATTTTTCAAAACGCTGTTCCATGCTTTCCATTACGGCCAGTTTTGTTTTTTCAGCATAATTCTTATCAATCACATTAAAAAGCAGTAAGGAAAAAGCAATTGAAATGACAGACAAAATAAACAAAACCCCCAATGAAGATGCAAAGCTGTCTTTAAAGGTTATCATTCCACCATTAATACTCCTGATTTCTCTGATTGCCCTGACGGCCACATAAATCTGCAATGCAAAGAATATCAGTTGAATGAGTGAGTTTAGCAGTAGTTTTTGAAATAGAATGTCGGAGAGGGTATATGAAACCAGGGTACCGACAATAGCAATCAATCCACCGATTATTCCATACTTGATAATAATTCCTGACATGATTGTTTTATTTAAGATTTGTTGAAGGTTCGAAGTTAAAGGTTTTTAAACAATTTTATAGAAACGGGTAATTAAAACTTCTGCCGCAATAAGCATGATGATAAGCCAGATAAGTATCTGCCATAGAGGTTTTCCGTTGTTCTCCTGTTGTAT encodes the following:
- a CDS encoding DUF4199 domain-containing protein — protein: MSGIIIKYGIIGGLIAIVGTLVSYTLSDILFQKLLLNSLIQLIFFALQIYVAVRAIREIRSINGGMITFKDSFASSLGVLFILSVISIAFSLLLFNVIDKNYAEKTKLAVMESMEQRFEKYPIDEDKKLEILESYEKRDFSFTPAKAGKSLGTITGISIIIALIIAWSIKKDISVEPENA